A single window of Elgaria multicarinata webbii isolate HBS135686 ecotype San Diego chromosome 17, rElgMul1.1.pri, whole genome shotgun sequence DNA harbors:
- the FAHD1 gene encoding acylpyruvase FAHD1, mitochondrial: protein MASSKPLARFWEWGKNIICVGRNYAEHAKEMKSTLPAEPLFFLKPSSAYVREGSPIIQPYYCTKLHHEVELGVVIGKKTQAVPQEVAMNHVAGYALCLDMTARDTQEECKKKGLPWTLAKGFNTSCPVSDFVPKEKVPDPHQLKIWLKVNGELRQEGDTSDMIFSVPYIISYISGIVTLEEGDIILTGSPKGVSAVQENDEIEAGIQGVLSMRFQVAQQKCRP from the coding sequence ATGGCTTCTTCCAAGCCTTTGGCCAGGTTCTGGGAGTGGGGCAAGAATATAATTTGCGTTGGGAGAAATTACGCAGAGCATGCCAAAGAGATGAAGAGCACCCTCCCCGCTGAGCCGCTGTTCTTTCTCAAGCCATCCTCTGCCTATGTCAGGGAAGGCTCTCCTATCATCCAGCCCTACTACTGTACCAAGCTGCACCATGAAGTGGAACTGGGGGTGGTGATTGGGAAGAAAACGCAGGCGGTTCCCCAGGAAGTGGCAATGAACCATGTGGCAGGCTATGCCCTCTGCTTGGACATGACAGCCCGGGATACCCAGGAGGAATGCAAGAAGAAAGGACTTCCTTGGACATTGGCTAAAGGGTTCAATACCTCTTGTCCGGTCAGTGACTTTGTCCCCAAGGAGAAAGTCCCAGATCCACACCAGCTAAAGATCTGGCTGAAGGTCAATGGGGAGTTGCGGCAAGAAGGGGATACATCAGACATGATCTTTTCTGTCCCCTATATCATCAGCTACATCAGTGGAATTGTCACATTGGAAGAAGGTGACATCATACTGACAGGGTCCCCCAAAGGGGTTTCCGCAGTGCAAGAGAATGACGAAATAGAAGCTGGGATCCAGGGGGTGCTGAGCATGCGGTTTCAAGTAGCACAGCAGAAGTGCCGGCCTTAA
- the MEIOB gene encoding meiosis-specific with OB domain-containing protein — translation MAYSISTQNLVAISDVHPNLARPSIIGVVIGKTDAKGFPDRKNIGSERYTFGFTVRDSPSYFINVNSWGREDYIKSLSESFRVGDCVIIENPLVQTKEVEKEEKFNPTTPSCYKLLLSENHSVVKICSRYEVDTKLLSLLNLPVKDPQDFYSLGDIMANGQSLDGRIINVLAAIKSVGEPKYFTTSDRRKGHRCEVRLYDETESSFAMTCWDNESIQLAQSWQPRETVIFASDLRINFDKFRNCMVATVISKTIITTNPDTPEATILLKFIRENAEMLDLDDDMGDQFREFINLQTVVDVYTVEQLKIKSLQNEGKPEPFYGIIFAYISTLNIDNETAKIIRNRCAKCRYVVNETTNMCSFCTRFPSSSDVMPVFASFDLLVDLTDHTGTLHSCSLSDTVAEETLGFTVQEFQSLTEAQKTALKWHLLLERSKIYFKVILSTSSRTGLRVSLLSCKLADPMEASQNLPGKGK, via the exons ATGGCATATTCCATTTCTACACAAAATCTTGTGGCCATTTCAGATGTGCATCCCAACCTTGCTCGTCCT AGTATAATTGGTGTGGTGATTGGGAAAACAGATGCCAAAGGCTTTCCAGACAGAAAAA ACATTGGATCAGAAAGGTATACTTTTGGTTTTACCGTTCGTGATTCACCATCTTACTTCATAAATGTAAATTCTTGGGGAAGAGAGGACTATATTAAATCGCTTTCAGAAAGCTTTAGAGTTGGTGATTGTG TCATAATTGAAAATCCTTTAGTACAGACAAAGGAGGTTGAAAAGGAGGAAAAATTCAACCCTACAACTCCTAG TTGCTACAAGCTACTGCTCAGCGAGAATCATTCTGTTGTCAAAATCTGCTCCCGCTATGAAGTGGACACCAAACTACTGTCCCTGTTGAATCTACCTGTGAAGGACCCTCAGGATTTTTACTCACTGGGGGacatcatggccaatgggcagagcCTGGATGGAAGAATCATTAATGTTCTTGCAGCTATTAAGTCA GTTGGCGAACCAAAGTATTTCACCACTTCGGACAGACGGAAGGGTCACAGATGTGAAGTACGGCTGTATGATGAAACAGAATCTTCCTTTGCGATGACATG CTGGGACAATGAATCTATCCAGCTTGCACAGAGCTGGCAACCTCGAGAAACag TGATATTTGCATCAGATTTAAGAATAAACTTTGACAAATTTAGAAACTGCATGGTTGCAACTGTAATCTCAAAAACCATAATTACTACTAATCCTG ATACACCAGAAGCAACTATTCTGCTCAAATTTATAAGAGAAAATGCAGAAATGTTAGATTTGGATGATGACATGGGAGATCAATTCAGAGAGTTCATAAATT TGCAGACAGTAGTTGATGTTTACACAGTGGAGCAATTAAAGATTAAATCTTTGCAGAATGAGGGAAAACCAGAACCTTTCTATGGTATTATTTTTGCCTACATTTCTACACTGAATATTGATAATGAAACAGCTAAAATAATACGAAACAGATG TGCCAAGTGCCGCTATGTGGTCAATGAAACAACAAACATGTGCTCTTTCTGTACCAGATTTCCTTCCTCCTCAGATGTCATGCCAGTCTTTGCGAGCTTTGATTTACTAGTTGATCTGACTGACCACACAGGCACCCTTCATTCTTGTAGCCTCTCAGATACAGTGGCTGAAGAAACGTTAGGTTTCACA GTTCAGGAATTCCAGTCTCTGACAGAGGCTCAAAAGACAGCTCTCAAATGGCACCTTCTTCTAGAACGaagcaaaatttattttaaa GTTATTCTTTCAACCAGTTCACGAACCGGTTTAAGAGTGAGTCTACTTTCTTGCAAATTAGCAGATCCTATGGAGGCCAGTCAAAATCTGCctggaaaaggaaaataa